A section of the Nitrospirota bacterium genome encodes:
- a CDS encoding type II 3-dehydroquinate dehydratase produces the protein YKREEFRHRSLIAGVSAGQITGFGLDSYLLGLKAAAGLISR, from the coding sequence TATAAGAGGGAGGAATTCAGACATCGTTCATTGATTGCTGGTGTTTCTGCAGGACAGATAACGGGATTCGGTTTAGATAGCTATCTCTTAGGGTTAAAGGCTGCAGCAGGGCTTATCTCGAGGTGA